From a single Intestinibaculum porci genomic region:
- a CDS encoding ISL3 family transposase, translated as MKKSNDNEIVFADIIPGENGLIDGDFILQLFNLHKEDVEDLSCIHQADGIYVFITLAARKHECPYCTTPTKKIKGYHTKKITHSIFHNINCYIEYHVRRYECTACGKTFNEDNPFSEGHSTISVLTVYNVLTALRNPKLSYEDVAKTFNISASSVMIIFDRHVQIPRKPLPKYILIDEVHAVDSRDSKYACVIMDFVTQDIIDILPTRRKEDLVRYFTLIPREEREKVEIICSDCWKTYREITRICFPNAIHACDEFHIIQIFTEIYKGLRVDTMKAAKNKRDKLEKYLTTPNGRKYLNPEWNKYDIQHYLLSKWNWLLMKSDEYKSKDNKKKKKKKGKHADDEELPILDPNRAKKMNKKLGRYLNFYDIHNLLIETNPDLAEAENFYDKLRAFYHTISYNEAREALNSLIGDLRMSNVPEICGYASTLSEWKKSIVNSFIIIDDTGTHISTGKIESRNKIIKDVKRASNGVRNFQRFRNRCLFAINTDTPIYMPYTPKRRIDDDNDRSNKSKKTSK; from the coding sequence ATGAAGAAAAGCAACGATAACGAAATAGTGTTTGCCGACATAATCCCTGGTGAAAACGGCTTAATAGATGGGGATTTCATTCTCCAGCTTTTCAACCTGCATAAAGAAGACGTTGAGGATCTTTCATGCATTCATCAGGCAGACGGCATTTACGTTTTTATTACGCTAGCCGCAAGAAAGCACGAATGTCCGTACTGCACCACGCCCACCAAAAAAATCAAAGGCTATCACACCAAGAAGATCACCCATTCGATCTTTCACAACATCAACTGCTATATTGAATACCATGTTAGACGCTATGAATGCACTGCATGCGGCAAAACATTTAATGAAGACAACCCCTTCTCAGAAGGCCATTCCACAATCAGTGTGCTGACCGTGTATAATGTCCTGACTGCATTGAGAAATCCTAAACTGAGCTATGAGGATGTCGCCAAAACGTTTAATATTTCTGCCTCTTCGGTAATGATCATATTTGACAGACACGTTCAGATTCCCAGAAAGCCGCTTCCCAAGTATATTCTAATCGACGAAGTTCATGCCGTTGACAGCCGCGATTCAAAGTATGCGTGCGTTATCATGGACTTTGTAACGCAGGACATCATCGACATTCTGCCAACAAGAAGAAAGGAGGATCTTGTCAGATACTTCACTCTTATTCCCCGGGAGGAGCGTGAAAAAGTTGAAATCATCTGCTCTGACTGCTGGAAAACCTATCGTGAAATCACCAGGATATGCTTTCCTAACGCTATCCATGCCTGCGATGAATTTCACATCATTCAGATTTTTACAGAAATTTACAAAGGATTGCGAGTTGATACAATGAAGGCCGCTAAAAATAAGCGTGACAAGCTCGAAAAGTATCTCACTACTCCTAACGGCCGCAAGTATCTCAACCCCGAATGGAATAAATATGACATCCAGCATTATCTTCTCAGCAAGTGGAACTGGCTTCTGATGAAGTCTGATGAATATAAAAGCAAAGATAACAAGAAAAAAAAGAAGAAAAAAGGCAAGCACGCTGACGATGAGGAGCTGCCTATCCTGGATCCTAACAGAGCAAAGAAGATGAACAAAAAGCTGGGCAGATATCTCAATTTCTATGATATCCATAACCTTCTGATTGAAACCAATCCTGATCTGGCTGAAGCGGAAAACTTCTACGACAAGCTTAGAGCGTTTTACCACACAATCAGCTACAATGAAGCCAGAGAAGCGCTCAATTCCCTGATTGGAGACCTGAGAATGTCTAACGTTCCTGAAATATGCGGATATGCCAGCACCCTCAGCGAATGGAAAAAATCAATCGTCAATTCGTTCATCATTATTGACGATACGGGCACTCATATTTCGACCGGGAAAATTGAATCACGGAATAAAATCATCAAAGACGTAAAGAGGGCTTCAAACGGTGTGAGAAACTTCCAGAGATTC